In Xanthomonas campestris pv. phormiicola, the DNA window ATCGTGCGCCGCGAAGGCCGCAAGCTGCGCCGCTACGTGCACCTGGGCACCGGCAACTACCACAGCGGCACCGCGCGCGCCTACACCGACCTGAGCCTGATCACCGCCGACGCGGACATCTGCAACGACGTGCACCTGCTGTTCCAGCAGTTGTCCGGGCTGGCGCCGAAGATCCGCCTCAAGCGCCTGCTGCAGTCGCCGTTCACCCTGCACCCGGGCGTGCTGCACCGGATCGAGCGCGAGACCAAGCTGGCCCTGGCCGGGCGCCCGGGCCGCATCATCGCCAAGATGAACGCACTCAACGAGCCGCAGGTGATCCGCGCGCTGTACGCGGCCTCGCAGGCCGGGGTGAAGATCGACCTGATCATCCGCGGCGCGTGCACGCTGCGCCCCGGGGTGCCGGGCGTGTCGGACAACATCCGGGTGCGTTCGATCGTCGGCCGCTTCCTCGAGCACAGCCGCATCTACTGGTTCGGCAACGACGGCGCGCCGGAACTGTTCTGCGCCAGCGCCGACTGGCTGGAGCGCAACCTGCTGCGGCGCGTGGAGACTTGCTTCCCGATCCTGGATCCGGATCTGGTCAAGCGCATCCATCGCGAGGTGTTGCAGAACTATCTGGCCGACAATCTCAATGCGTGGGAACTGGACGCCAGCGGCGCCTATCGCAAGCTGGCGCCGGGCCAGGACCAGCCGCCGCATTCGGCGCAGCTGACGCTGCTCGACGGACTCTGAGCCACGCCACCTGCGCGCCGATGGACGGCAGCCGCCGTGCATCGGCTACCATTCCGCCCATGCCTTCCAACTCCCCGTACACGCCGTTGCGCGATGGCGACCTGCTGGCCGCCATCGACCTGGGTTCCAACAGTTTCCACATGGTCGTGGCGCGGTATCAGCTCGGGCAGCTGCGGGTGGTGGACCGCCTGCGCGAAACCGTGCGCATGGCCGATGGACTGGACAACAAGGGCGGGCTGTCGGCCGAAGCGCGGCAGCGCGCGCTGGAATGCCTGGCGCGCTTCGGCCAGCGCATCCGCGACGTGCCGTCGCTGCACGTGCGCGCGCTGGCCACCAACACCGTGCGCCAGCTGCGCTCGCCGCAGGCGTTCCTGATTCCCGGCGAAACCGCGCTCGGCCATCCGATCGAAGTGGTCAGCGGCCGCGAGGAAGCGCGCCTGATCTACCTGGGCGTGGCGCATGCGCAGCCGCCCAAGCCGGACCAGCGCCGGCTGGTGATCGACATCGGCGGCGGCTCCACCGAATTCATCATCGGCCGCGGTTTCCAGACCCTGGAGCGCGAAAGCCTGCAGGCCGGCTGCATCGCCAGCACGCGGCGCTTCTTCCCCGGCGGCAAGCTATCGAAGAAGAAATGGAAGGACGCGCTGACCGAGATCGGCGCCGAGTTCCAGCAGTTCGCCGGGCTGTACCGCACGCTGGGCTGGGACGAGGCGCTGGGCTCGTCGGGCACGCACAAGGCGATCGGCGAGATCTGCGCGGCGATGAAGCTGACCAAGGGCGCGATCACCGCCGAGGCGCTGCCGCTGCTGCGCGAACGCCTGCTGCTGGCCAAGCGCATCGAGGACATCGACCTGCCCGGCCTGTCCGCCGACCGTCGGCCGATCATCGCCGGCGGCGTGCTGGTGCTGGAAGCCGCGTTCCAGGCCCTGGGCCTGCAGCGCCTGATGGTCAGCAAGGCGGCCATGCGCGAAGGCATCCTGTACGACATGCTCGGCCGCGGCGGCGAGAACGATCCGCGCGAGACCGCGATCGTCGCGCTCACCCAGCGCTACGGCATCGACGAGGCGCAGGCCGCGCGCGTGGAGGCCACCGCGATGGCGCTGTTCGCGCAGGTCGCCACCGATTGGGCGCTGGACGCCGACGACGAACGCATGCTCGGCTGGGCCGCGCGCCTGCACGAGTTGGGCCAGGCCATCGCGCACAGCCAGTACCACGTGCACGGCGCCTACGTGCTCGAACACTCCGACATCGCCGGTTTCTCGCGGCAGGAGCAGCAGGTGCTGGCGACGCTGGTGCGCACCCATCGCCGCAACGTGCCCAAGACCGCGTTCGACGCCCTGCCCGACCGCCTGCTGCTCGGCGCCAAGCGCAAGGCCGCGCTGCTGCGGCTGGCGGTGCTGCTGCATCGCGCCCACGAATCCGAGCCGATCCCGTCGCTGGACCTGAAGGCCAGCGGCGACGACCTGCACCTGATCCTGTCGCAGCCGTGGATCGAATCGCGGCCGCTGCAGCGCGCCGACCTGATCGGCGAGGTCGAGGGCATGGCGGGATTGGGGATCAATTTCCGGCCATTCGTGGCTTGAAGGCCGGGATTGGGGATTGGGGATTGGGGAGTCGCAGCGCCCTCTAACTGGAGCGCGGCTAAACGTCCTGGGCCGGCGTCATCATTCCTACATGCGGCGGACATGTTGGCTTCACCGCCTCGCGCGAAGCTTTGGCAAACCGGAGCCTGAAGCATGCGCTACGCGATCGTCACCGAGACGTACCCCCCTGAGGTCAACGGCGTCGCGCTGACCGTGCAGGGGCTGGAACTGGGATTGCGTGCGCTCGGCCATCAGGTCGACGTGGTGCGCCCGCGCCAGGTCGGCGATGGGCACGACGACGATGCGCTGCTGGTGCGCGGCGCGGCGCTGCCGCGCTATCCCGGCCTGAAGTTCGGCCTGCCCGCGCCGCGGCGCCTGGCCCGGCTGTGGCAGGCCACGCCGCCGGACGCGGTCTACATCGCCACCGAAGGCCCGCTCGGCTGGTCGGCGCTGCGCACCGCGCGGCGCCTGGGCATCCCGATCGCCACCGGCCTGCACACCCGCTTCGACGAATACCTGCCCCAGTACGGCGCCGCCTGGCTGCAGTCGACCGCGCTGCGCTGGATGCGGCGCTTCCACAACCAGGCCGACGCCACCCTGGTGCCGACCCGCGAACTGCTCGGCTTCCTCGCCGGGCAAGGCTTCGAGCGCGCACGCCTGCTGGCGCGCGCGGTGGACAACCGCCAGTTCGAACCGCAACGCCGCGATGCGCAACTGCGCCGCGAGTGGGGCCTGGAGGCGGACGGTTGCGCGGCGCTGTACGTCGGCCGCATCGCCTCGGAGAAGAACCTGCCGCTGGCGGTGCGCGCGTTCCGCCAACTGCAGCGGGTGCGGCCGGAGGCGCGCTTCGTCTGGGTCGGCGACGGCCCGATGCGCGAGCGCCTGGCGCAGGAAAACCCCGACTTCATCTTCTGCGGCGTGCAGCGCGGCGACGCGCTGGCGCGGCACTTCGCCAGCGGCGACCTGTTCCTGTTCCCCAGCCGCAGCGAGACCTTCGGCAACGTGACCCTGGAAGCGATGGCCAGCGGCGTGGCCACGGTCGCCTTCGACTACGGCGCGGCGCGCGAATACCTGCGCGACGGCATCAACGGCGCGGCGGTGGCCGACGACGACGGCTTCGTCGCCGCGGCGGTACGCCTGGCCGGCGACGACGCCCTGCGCCGGCAGCTGGGCGAGGCCGCCTGCACGGCGATGCAGCAGCTGCGCCCGGAACAGGTCGTGGCCGATTTCGAAGCCCTTCTCGCCGAACTGGCGTACAGCAGGAGGCCCCATGTCGACGCGGCTTGAGATTCTGCGCGGGCACGAAACCCGCTGGTGCCGGCAAGCCAACCACTGGTGCCGGCGGCGCTCGGTGCGGCGCTTCTTCGCGCTGATCAGCCGCCTCGGCGACGGCGTGTTCTGGTACGCGCTGATGACCTTGCTGGTGGTCTGCGACGGCATGGGCGGCGTGTTCGCCTCCGCGCACATGGCCGCCACCGGCGTGGTCGCGCTGAGCCTGTACAAGGGCCTGAAGCGCTGGACCCGGCGCCCGCGCCCGTACGCGGCCGACCTGCGCATCCGCGCCTGGGTGGCGCCGCTGGACGAGTTCAGCTTCCCGTCCGGGCACACCCTGCATGCAGTGTCGTTCGGCATCGTCGCCCTGGCCTACTACCCGTGGCTGGCGCCGCTGCTGATCCCCTTCATCGCCTGCGTGGCGCTGTCGCGGGTGGTGCTGGGCCTGCACTACCCCAGCGACGTGCTCGCCGCCACCGCGATCGGCGCGCTGCTGGCCGGGGTGTCGCTGTGGGTGGTTTGAGGCTGGGAATGGAGAACCGGAAATAGGGAATGGGCAGAGCCGGCGCCTTTTCCATTCCCGATTCCCCATTCTCCATTTCCGGCTCCATTACAATGCGGCAATGACCACGCTGTTCATTTCCGACCTGCATCTGGATCCGGCCCGGCCGGCGATCACCGACCTGTTTCTGGACTTCCTGCGCGGCGAAGCGCGCGCTGCCGAGGCGCTGTACATCCTCGGCGACCTGTTCGAGGCCTGGATCGGCGACGACACGCCGTCGGAAACGGCCGACGCGGTGGCGCTGGAGCTGCGCGCGCTGAGCGACGCCGGGGTGCCGGTGTTGTTCATGCACGGCAACCGCGATTTCCTGCTCGGCACCGACTATGCGCGCCGCGCCGGCATGCGCCTGCTGCCGGATCCGTGCGTGATCGACCTGTACGCCGAGCCGACACTGCTGCTGCACGGCGACCTGCTGTGCACCGACGACACCGCCTACCAGGCGTTCCGCGCGCAGACCCGCGACCCGGCGTTCCAGCAGCAGTTCCTGGCGCAGCCGCTGGCCGCGCGCATCGCCTATGCGCAGCAGGCGCGCGCCGCCAGCCAGGCGCGGCAGGCGGAAATGAAGCAAGGCGACCGCGCCCAGTTCGAAACCGTCACCGACGTGGCGCCGGACGAGGTCGTGGCCAGCTTCGCGCGCTACGGCGTGGCGCGGATGATCCATGGCCATACCCACCGCCCCGCGGTGCACACGCTGGACGCCAACGGCCGCAGCTGCACCCGCATCGTGCTAGGCGACTGGTACGAACAGGGTTCGGTGCTGCGCGTGGATGCGCAGGGTTGCCGGCTGCAGCAGCTGTAATCGGCAGCGGCGGGAAACGCGCGCGCGGAACCCGCGACGGTTACAGCATGCCGCCGGCGTTGTCGCGCGCACGTTGCGCATAGCCGACGAAATCGCCCTCGGCCACGTCGTACCACAGGATCGCGCCGGAGCGTTCGACCCGGTAGCGGTCCCGGACCGGTGCGGTCTGCGGATCGCCCGGACAGCCGTCGCCGTGCTTCTCGCGCACCGCGAAATCGATCGCAGCCGATGCGGCGCTAGCGGGTTCGGTGGTCGCTGACGGCGCTGCACTGGCGTCATCGACCGCGGGTTCGGCATCGGTCTCGGCGGCGTATTGCAGGCACTGCGCATCGGCGTAGACATGGTCGGCCGCCAGCCGCGTCTCCAGCATGTCCAACGCGCGGGTTTGGTCGAACGCCGCCGCAGGCGCATCGCCCGTGGCGGGTGCGGCCGCGGGGGCCGCAGCGGCCGCCGGCGCCTGCGGCGGTGCGGCCGGCGGATCCGCCGCCGGGCCGCAGCCCACGCTCAACATCGCCAGCGCCAAGGCGGCTGGCACGCCCATGCTCTTCAACACCATCGCCGATTCCAGGAGTAATGAGCGGTACACGCCCGGCCATGCCGGACGCGTCGTCGCGCAGCATAGCCGAAGCCGGACGCCGCGGCGTCCGGCCGGCCTGCAGGATCGGCAAGCGTGGCAGTCCGGCGCAGGCCTGGCGCGGCCTGCACCGGAGCGCCCCTGGAACTGCTACCTCAGCGGAACGCGGCGACCGTCGCCTTGGTGTTGACCAGCACGTGCTGGTTGTCCGCGGTGAGGGCATTGCCCATCGGCACGCCGCCGTAGGAAATGTTCGGGTTGGACCAGTAGTTCAGGCGCGGACAGCTGACGGGGCAGTCGTAGGCCATGATCGTGCGCCAGTTGTTGCCGTAGCGGTAACCGTGGCCGTAGGCGTATGGCGTGGTGCTGGAATCGGTGGCGATGTCGTGGCGCGCGCTCTGCAGATGGCCGATCTCGTGGGCGAAGCTGTAGTAGCCGGTGGCGCAATCCCAGTACACCGCGGCGAACGCGGTAGCGGCGGTCGAACCGATCCCCGAGGCCAGGCCGCAGTAGCTGCTGTTGTCGATGATCAGCACGCCGACGTCGGCGGCCACGCTGTTGCGCGTGGTGTGGATGCTGTCCATGTAGCCGTCGCTGGTGCCGCGGAAGCGGGTCAGGTCGGTGGTGAAGTTGCCCGACTCGGTGTAGCTGGTGGTCTGATAGCCGGCGAGCACCATGTTGATGCCGACATTGCTGTTGACATAGCCCTGGTTGGACTCGGCGACCGCCAGCTGCACCAGCGACTGCATGTTGCCGCCGTAGCTGGTCACCGCCTGGTTGGTGGCCACCACCAGCACGCGGATGGTCGCGGTCGCACCGGCGGACGGGGACGCGATGGTGGCGCGGTCGTCGGCCACGGCCTGCGGCATCTGGATGATCGGCAGCAGCGCGTACTCGGCCGGATGCTCGGCGGGCATGCGGCTTTCGTCGACCTCGACCAGCACGTGGCCGCCGCCGACGATCGGACGCAGGTGGAACAGCGTGCCGTTGCTGCGGATGCTGCCGGTGATGGTGTCGCCGCTGCGCACCAGGATCGCCGAGTTCAGCGGATCCAGGCCGGAGCGCGTGCGCGCCTTGGCCGCGGCCGCGTTGCCGAGATTGCCGTACCAGATGCTGTTGCCGCCTTCCAACTGTTCGGTCCTGGTCTGCGTGGCGGTGACGCGCTGGCCCAGCAGGTCCAGCTCCAGCTGCGCCTGGGTGGCATCCACCGCGGCGGCGTCCACGCGTACGCTCTGCACCGCGCCGGTGGACGGATTGGCCAGCACCCGGCTCAATGCGGGCTCGCCGGGGATGGACTTGGAAATGTACTGGCTGCTCTGGAACAGGGGTTTTCCGGCCGCGGAGGCGGAACCGGCGACACACAGGGCAAGCATCGCGGTAAGGCAGCACATCGACTTCATGTCGTACTCCCAGGGGTGGTGAGAAGAGACGGAGCGTCGTCCCTCGCGCAGCAGGCGTCGGGCACAGCGCACGGGGGATTCCGATTAGCCGCTCAGCCAGCGTTCAGCGCAAGCAACAAAATCCATCGTGTTCGCACTCAGAGATGGCCATTCCAGTTAGCGCCGTGATCGCCATCCACGCGACGCCTTCACAGCGCGCGCCTGGCCGCGACGCAGGTCAACGACGACCATTTGGAGCACCGCCCCGCGCCGGCCTGCGCGATGGAGTCGGCCGCTTCGCCGCGTCGGCAGCGCGGCCTCAGCCGGCCTGGCGCTGCAAGGCCAGCAGTTCGTCCTCGTCGAAACCGGCCAGCAGCCGCGCCGGCAGGTTGAACGGGCCGTGCAGGTAGCCGCCGGCGTATTCGCGCAGCAGCTCGGCGAAACGGGCGCGCGGCTCGATGCCGGCGCGCGCGCAATACCAGCGGTACCAGCGCGAGCCGGCGGCGACATGCGCCACTTCCTCGCGCAGGATCAATTCCAGGATCTCGACCGTGGCGGCGTCGTCGAGCGCGCGCAGCTTCACGATCATGCCCGGGGTCACGTCCAGCCCGCGCGCCTCCAGCACGCGCGGCACCAGGGCCATGCGCGCCAGGCCGTCGTGCGCGGTCTTCTCGCACATCTCCCACAGCCCGTTGTGCGCGGCGAAATCGCCGTAGTCGTGGCCCAGCGCACGCAGCCGGTCGCGCAGCAGCGCGAAATGGCGCGATTCGTCGGCGGCCACCGCCACCCAGTCGGCGTAGAACGCGTCGGGCAACCCGCGGAAGCGGTACACCGCATCCCAGGCCAGGTCGATCGCGTTGAGCTCGATGTGCGCGATCGCATGAAGGAAGGCGGCGCGGCCCTCGGCACTGCCCAGTCCGCGCCGCGGCAGGTCGCGCGGATGCACCAGCAACGGCCGCGGCGGGCGGCCCGGCATGCGGATCGGTTCGGGCTCGGCGGCATCCGCCGGCACGCGCAGCGCGCCGGCAGCGAACGCGGCGGCGTAGCGCTGGGTCAGGGCGACCTTGTCCTCGGGCGCGCTGGCGGCCAGGCACAGCCGCGCCGCTTGCAGCAGATCCCCGCCGGCGTGCGCGTCGTGCATCGGTGCGCCACGCAACACCGCGTCAGGCGCGGCGCTTCTTCTTCGCTTCGTCCGAACGCAGCTGCATGATGCGCTCGAAGTAGCCCGGCTCGATGCCGGTGGTGTATTCGCCGTTGAAGCACGAGGAATCGAAGGTCTTCAGTTCCGGGTTGCCCTCGCGCACCGCGGTCTCCAGATCTTCCAGGTCCTGGTAGATCAGCCAGTCGCAGCCGAGGAATTCCTGGATCTCCTGCTCGCTGCGGCCATGCGCGATCAGTTCGTCGGCGGCCGGCATGTCGATGCCGTAGATGTTCGGATAGCGCACCGGCGGCGCGGCGCTGGCCAGGTAGACCTTGCGCGCGCCGGCCTCGCGCGCCATCTGCACGATCTGCCGGCTGGTTGTGCCGCGCACGATCGAATCGTCCACCAGCAGCACCACCCGGTTGCGGAATTCCAGGTGGATCGGATTGAGCTTGCGGCGTACCGACTTCACCCGCTCGACCTGCCCCGGCATGATGAAGGTGCGGCCGACGTAGCGGTTCTTGACGAAGCCCTCGCGGTACTTCACCCCGAGCACGTTGGACATCTCCAGCGCGGCGTCGCGCGAGGTGTCCGGGATCGGGATGATGGTGTCGATGTCGTGGTCCGGGCGCAGGCGCAGGATCTTCTCGCCCAGCTTCATGCCCATGCGCATGCGCGCCTTGTGCACCGAGACGTTGTCGATCATCGAGTCCGGGCGCGCGAAGTACACGTACTCGAAGATGCACGGGGTGTGGTCGGTGGGCGAGGCGCAGACCTCGGAGAACAGCTCGCCGCGGCCGGTGATCACCAGCGCCTCGCCCGGGCGCACGTCGCGCAGGCGGGTGAAGCCGAGGATGTCCAGCGCCGAGGACTCGGAGGCGACGATGTACTCGTCGCCTTCCACGCCCTCGCGCTTGCCCAGCACCAGCGGACGGATGCCGTGCGGGTCGCGGAACGCCACCAGGCCCAGGCCCAGCACCACGCTGACCACCGCGTAGCCGCCCTTGCAGCGACGGTGCACGCCGGCCACCGCGCGGATCGCCGCCTCCGGGGTCAGCATGCGCTGCGCGTCCAGCTCGTAGGCGAACACGTTCAGCAGCACTTCGCTGTCCGAATCGGTGTTGATGTTGCGCCGGTCGGCCTCGAACACCTGCTGGCGCAACGCCTCGGTGTTGATCAGGTTGCCGTTGTGCGCCAGCGCGATGCCGTAGGGCGAATTGACGTAGAACGGCTGCGCCTCGTCCATGCCTTCCGAGCCGGCGGTGGGATAGCGGCAATGGGCGATGCCCACCCGGCCTTCCAGCACCGCCATGCGCTTCTCGTCGAAGACGTCGCGGACCAGGCCATTGGCCTTCTGCACGCGCAGGCGGGTGCCATCGGCGGTGGCGATGCCTGCGGCATCCTGCCCGCGGTGCTGCAGCACGGCCAGGCCGTCATACAGTTGCGCCGCGACATTCTGATTGCCGACGATTCCGACGATGCCACACATGTGAACGCTCTCCGCGGCGACTGCGCCGCTATTGGGAAGGTGGCCGTGCCTGGCCGTTGGATTCGACCCGTGCCGGGTCGTTTGCTGCAGGACGCGCCTGCGCCGGATCGATGTTCGCAGGCAGGACCTGCGTCGGATCGGCGCCGGGCTGCGCGGATTGGGCACCCGGACGCCCCAGGGCCTTGGACATCACGTCCTGCAGGCCGCTGGCCGACAAGGCGTTGCCCAGGACCGCATTATCGCCTGCCGCGGGCAACTTGCCCAAATCCATCTGTTGCAGGTTCATCTGCTGCAGGTTCATCTGCGACATGTTCAGGTCCGGCAGCTGCGGCATGCGCCAGTCCGGCAACTGCGCGCGCATCCAGTGCACGCCGGGGTTCAGTACCGGCAGCACCACCGACTGGCGCCAGGCCGGTTCGCGGGTCAGCGGGGTGAAGCTCATCAGCAGCACCAGCACCGCGGCGAAGAAGCCGCCGCGCAGCGTGCCCAGGCCGAAGCCGAGCGCGCGGTCGGTGCCGGACAGCGCGGTGGCGCGCACCGCGCTGCGGATCACCATGCCGATGATGCCGACCACCGCCATCGTCACCACGAAGGTCAGCGCATAGCCGCCCAGATAGTAGGTCATGCTCGGATGCGCGCCGTCGGCCAGCCAGCGCCCGGCGTCGCCGCCGAACTGGAAGGTGGCCCAGCCGGACAGCAGCCACGACAGCGTGCCGACCACGATGCCGACGAAGCCGCGCAGGGCGCCAAGCAGCGCCGAGACCAGGATCACCGCCAGCAGCACCATATCGATCATGCGCGTCTCCTGCGGCCGGGCCGCGCCATGGCGGCGGCAGCGCGCCGCGGTTCCCTTCCCTGGTCCATGCTTGCGACTCCGTGGGCCGAAGCCCGGTTCAAGGGTGTGGACGTACCATACCGCTGATGCCGACCTTGGAGGCGACCTGCGCGCGCAGCTGCTCGGCGTCGGCGCGATTGGCGACCGGGCCGACCCGCACCCGGTTCAAGGCGCCCTTGTCGGTACGCACCTGCTCGACGAAGGCGCTGAAGCCGGCGGCGCGGACCTTGTCGCGCAAGGCGTTGGCGTCCTCGGCCTTGGCGAAGGCGCCCAGCTGCACGGCAAAGCCGGTACCGGACGCGGCCGGCACGCTCGGCACGCTCGGGGCGGGCTTGGCCGCGGCGACCGGGGCCGGCGTCGCCGCCGGCTTGGCCGGCTCGGGCTTGGCCGGTTCCGGCTTGGGCGCCGCTGCGACGGGCGGCTTGGCCACGGCCACCGGCTTGGCCGGCTCCGGCGGCAGGGTGTCGGTCCTGGCCGGCGCCGCGCTGGCCGCCGGCGTCGCGGCCGCCACCGAGGACGTGCTCGGCGCGTCCAGGGTCACCACCTGCGCATTGACGTCGTTGCGCACCTTCACCGCCTGCAGGCGCACCGATTCGGCCTGGGCGCGGTCGGCATACGGGCCGATGCGCACGCGCCAGGCCTGGCGCCCGCCGATCGTGGCGGTCTCGCGGAAGCCGGGCAACTGCGCCTGCTTGAGCCGCGCGATCACCGCATCGGCGTCCGCCGGGCTGGAGTAGGCGCCGAAATTGACCGCGTAGTTGCCGGCGGCCGCGGTCGGCGGCAACGGCTGCGCGGCGGCGCTGCCAGCCGCGGCCGGCGTGGCCAGGTCGGCGGCATCGGGGTTGTCCTGCACCGGCGCCGGCGCCGCGGCGGGCGCGCTGGCCATGCCCACGGCACCGCCGCTGGGCGTGTCGCCCGGCGTCACCAGCGGCAGTTCGCGGGTCTGGAACTGGCCGTCGGCCGGAGCATCCGGGGCCTTCAGCGGAACATTGGCGACGCCGCTGTCGGGCGCAGGGCCCTTGACCAGCATCGGCAGGAAGATCACGGCGAGCGCCACCAGGACAAGGGCGCCAATCAGTCGCTGTTTCAGGACGGTATCCACGGAAAGCTTGAGGGGGCGGCATGGCGGAGTGCCGCAGCGATTATAAGGTCGGGCCGGCTGCCGGCGGGGTCAGCCGGCTGAATGCAGCCAATGCAAGGCCTCGGCCGCGGTGTGGAACGAGCCGAACACCAGTACCCGGTCGCCCGGCCGCGCCTGCGCCAGGGCCTGCTGCAGCGCCTGCTCCACGTTATCGGCGACCACGCCTGCGGCCGCGTCGGTACTGGCCAGGCGCGCCTGCAACTGCGCGCCGCTCTGGCCGCGCGCGCCGGACAGCCCGGCCAGATGCCAGGCCTCGACCTGCCCGGCCAGCGCCTGCACCACGCCGGCCGCGTCCTTGTCGGCCAGGGCGGCGAACACCGCGCGGGTGGCGCCGCTGCAGGGCTGCGCCTGCAGCGCCGCGGCCAGTTCGCGCGCCGCCTGCGGGTTGTGGCCGACATCGACCAGCACCTCGACGCCGTCGCGCACGAACGGCTGCAGCCGCCCGCGCAGCTGCGCGGCGGCGATGCCCTCGGCATAGGCGGTGCGCGGCAAGGCCTTGCGCAGCGCGCGCAAGGCGGCAATGGCGGTGGCGGCGTTGGCGCGCTGCACCGGCGCGCGCAGCTGCGGCAACGGCAGTTCCAGCTCGGTACCGACGTCGCGCCAGCGCCACTGGTCGGCATCGATCGGCTCATGGAAGAAATCGCTGCCGGCACGGATCGCGTTGGCGCCGATCGCATAGGCGCGGCGCAGCACGCTCGACGGCGGATCGATCTCGCCCAGCACCAGCGGTTTCCACGGCCGCGCGATGCCGGCCTTCTCCGCGCCGATCGCTTCGCGGTCCGACCCCAGCCAGTCGGTGTGGTCGATGTCGACGGTGGTGATCACCGCCACGTCGGCATCGACCAGGTTCACCGCATCCAGGCGCCCACCCAGGCCCACTTCCAGCACCGCCAGGTCCAGCTCGGCCTGCTGGAACAGCCACAGCGCCGCCAGCGTGCCGTATTCGAAATAAGTCAGCGGGGTGTCGCCGCGCGCGACCTCCACCGCCTCGAAGCCGGCCACCAGCTGCGCGTCGCCGGCCTCCTGCCCGCCGATGCGCACGCGCTCGTTGTAGCGCAGCAGGTGCGGCGAGGTATAGCTGCCGACGGTCCAGCCGCCGGCGCGCGCGATCGCCTCGACGAAGGCCACGGTCGAGCCCTTGCCGTTGGTGCCGCCGACGGTGACGACCTTCTTCGCCGGCCGGGCCAGGCCCATGCGCGCGGACACCGCGCGCACGCGCTCCAGGCCCATCGCGATGTCCTGCGGGTGTTGCTGCTCGATGTAGGCGAGCCATTCGGGAAGGGTTTTCATCTGTGTATTTTCAGCCTTTCGACGAGGCGCGTTCGATCACCCGCCCACCTCTTGGAAGCAACAGCTTTCGCGCTGACGCGCGAGTCACTTTTCTTTGCTTGTGCAAAGAAGCGCTTTACAGCAGCCAAAGGCTGATCAAAGTAACCAAAAGAAAGCACACCCGGGCGCCGCGCCCTCCGCGCTTCGCGCTCCGGGTGCGCACGTGGCATGGGCATTTTTCGCAGGCACATCCATGTGCCTGCGAAAAACGGCGCGCCTCGTGCGCGCCGCCCCTTCGGGGTATTCGCCCATGCCACGTGCCGCGTCTGACGGGACCCGAAAAGCGAAGCAAAGGCAAAAACGTGCACTGGGTCAGGACTCGGAGCCGCTATCCAAACTTACGGATTTCGCCGCCTACAGCGCCCGGTGCTTGGCCTCGCCGAAGAACGGCGTGTGGTGCGCGCAATCGTTCAGGCGCACCACTTCCAGGTGCTCGACGTCCGGGCCTTCCAGCAGGTTCAGCGTGGTCGGCGCCTGGCGGAAGCTCCACAGCTTGGCGATCGGCAGGCCCAGTACCCGGCACAGGATCACCCGGTTGACCGCATCGTGCGCCACCACCAGCAAGGTGTCCTCCTCGCCCAGACCCTCGGCGGCGCGGGTCAGGCCGCGCCAGGAACGGTCCAGCACCTGCCGCAGCGACTCGCCCCCCGGCATCAGCACCGTGTCCGGCTCCTCGCGCCAGGCGCGCAGGCGTGCCGGATCCTTGTCGTTGATCTCGCTGGCGAGCAGGCCTTCCCATTCGCCGTGCGCGATCTCCTGCAGGTCCGGATCGGTCAGCAGCATCGCCTCGCGCTGCGCGCCCAGCGCGTAGCGGGCGGTGCTCTGCGCGCGCGACAGCGGCGAGGCCACCGCGCGGGTCAGCGGCACCTCGCGCAAACGCGCGCCCAGCGCCTGCGCCTGCGCCTCGCCGACCGGCGACAACGCGATGTCGATCTGGCC includes these proteins:
- a CDS encoding histidine phosphatase family protein; the protein is MRILLARHGETPWNAEGRYQGQIDIALSPVGEAQAQALGARLREVPLTRAVASPLSRAQSTARYALGAQREAMLLTDPDLQEIAHGEWEGLLASEINDKDPARLRAWREEPDTVLMPGGESLRQVLDRSWRGLTRAAEGLGEEDTLLVVAHDAVNRVILCRVLGLPIAKLWSFRQAPTTLNLLEGPDVEHLEVVRLNDCAHHTPFFGEAKHRAL
- the purF gene encoding amidophosphoribosyltransferase, with protein sequence MCGIVGIVGNQNVAAQLYDGLAVLQHRGQDAAGIATADGTRLRVQKANGLVRDVFDEKRMAVLEGRVGIAHCRYPTAGSEGMDEAQPFYVNSPYGIALAHNGNLINTEALRQQVFEADRRNINTDSDSEVLLNVFAYELDAQRMLTPEAAIRAVAGVHRRCKGGYAVVSVVLGLGLVAFRDPHGIRPLVLGKREGVEGDEYIVASESSALDILGFTRLRDVRPGEALVITGRGELFSEVCASPTDHTPCIFEYVYFARPDSMIDNVSVHKARMRMGMKLGEKILRLRPDHDIDTIIPIPDTSRDAALEMSNVLGVKYREGFVKNRYVGRTFIMPGQVERVKSVRRKLNPIHLEFRNRVVLLVDDSIVRGTTSRQIVQMAREAGARKVYLASAAPPVRYPNIYGIDMPAADELIAHGRSEQEIQEFLGCDWLIYQDLEDLETAVREGNPELKTFDSSCFNGEYTTGIEPGYFERIMQLRSDEAKKKRRA
- a CDS encoding CvpA family protein — its product is MIDMVLLAVILVSALLGALRGFVGIVVGTLSWLLSGWATFQFGGDAGRWLADGAHPSMTYYLGGYALTFVVTMAVVGIIGMVIRSAVRATALSGTDRALGFGLGTLRGGFFAAVLVLLMSFTPLTREPAWRQSVVLPVLNPGVHWMRAQLPDWRMPQLPDLNMSQMNLQQMNLQQMDLGKLPAAGDNAVLGNALSASGLQDVMSKALGRPGAQSAQPGADPTQVLPANIDPAQARPAANDPARVESNGQARPPSQ
- a CDS encoding SPOR domain-containing protein; the encoded protein is MDTVLKQRLIGALVLVALAVIFLPMLVKGPAPDSGVANVPLKAPDAPADGQFQTRELPLVTPGDTPSGGAVGMASAPAAAPAPVQDNPDAADLATPAAAGSAAAQPLPPTAAAGNYAVNFGAYSSPADADAVIARLKQAQLPGFRETATIGGRQAWRVRIGPYADRAQAESVRLQAVKVRNDVNAQVVTLDAPSTSSVAAATPAASAAPARTDTLPPEPAKPVAVAKPPVAAAPKPEPAKPEPAKPAATPAPVAAAKPAPSVPSVPAASGTGFAVQLGAFAKAEDANALRDKVRAAGFSAFVEQVRTDKGALNRVRVGPVANRADAEQLRAQVASKVGISGMVRPHP
- the folC gene encoding bifunctional tetrahydrofolate synthase/dihydrofolate synthase, with the translated sequence MKTLPEWLAYIEQQHPQDIAMGLERVRAVSARMGLARPAKKVVTVGGTNGKGSTVAFVEAIARAGGWTVGSYTSPHLLRYNERVRIGGQEAGDAQLVAGFEAVEVARGDTPLTYFEYGTLAALWLFQQAELDLAVLEVGLGGRLDAVNLVDADVAVITTVDIDHTDWLGSDREAIGAEKAGIARPWKPLVLGEIDPPSSVLRRAYAIGANAIRAGSDFFHEPIDADQWRWRDVGTELELPLPQLRAPVQRANAATAIAALRALRKALPRTAYAEGIAAAQLRGRLQPFVRDGVEVLVDVGHNPQAARELAAALQAQPCSGATRAVFAALADKDAAGVVQALAGQVEAWHLAGLSGARGQSGAQLQARLASTDAAAGVVADNVEQALQQALAQARPGDRVLVFGSFHTAAEALHWLHSAG